TTTACTGATGCCTTCGAGCGCATCACAACACTTCTCCAAACTTTGGAAACGGAAGCAGACACAGACACTGCGTCTTCATATTCGGAGGTATTGGTCGAAGATTACATCCCCGGCATAGAGGTAGCACTTGAAGGCATTCTTTTGGATGGGGAACTCAAGACATTGGCACTGTTTGATAAACCTGACCCACTTGAAGGACCATTTTTTGAGGAGACGCTTTACATCACGCCTTCGCGTCTATCGTCCGAGGTTCAGAATGAACTACAAAGCGCGACCGCAGAAGCCGCCGCTGCATTAGGACTCCGCCATGGCCCCATCCACGCTGAATTACGTCATAATACAAAAGGCGCGCACCTCATTGAAATCGCTGCCCGGACGATTGGTGGGCTATGCGCACGCACGCTGCGATTTGGCACTGGCATGTCGTTGGAAGAACTTGTCATCCGACACGCAATTGGGCAGCACGTGGAAATGCTTCATCGGGAGCAACAGGCAGCGGGGGTGATGATGATACCTGTTCCGAAGGCGGGGATTCTTGGTGAAGTACGTGGCACGTCTGCAGCCCGCAAGGTAGACGGTGTTACGGAAGTCAACATCACAATCCCTATTGGTGGTGAAGTCGTCCCGTTGCCGGAAGGCGCACGGTATCTCGGTTTCATTTTCGCCCGCTCGGAAACACCAGAGGCAGTTGAGGCAGCACTCCGTGAGGCGCATTGTCGTTTGGAATTTGTGATAATGTAAAGCAAAATTCTATTTTTTATGATTTTTTATCCCTTTTGTGTTATGGTAAAAAAATTGTAAGTAGCAACTTAGATTCGATTACGAAAAAAGGAGAAATTTTAATGAAAAAATTATTTTCATTCATCCGTTTCAAGTCTATATTTGGACTTTTTTTTATCTTCACCCTACTCACCACTTCGACTTTATACCTACCAAGCAGCTTCGCCCAAGATTCCCCACAATGGCATCTACCTGAAGGTGCCACGGCACGACTTGG
The sequence above is drawn from the Candidatus Poribacteria bacterium genome and encodes:
- a CDS encoding ATP-grasp domain-containing protein; translated protein: MPERASEKPRILLLLPTRTYRATDFLAAAMKLNVEVVVASEEAATTADVSPRDSLVFDFSTPIAATQTITEFAETHPITAIVGVDDDTTLLATIAAATLGLPHNPIESAKATRNKYRLRQTLAKGGVSCPRFRRFSIHDDLIKITNNVDFPCVIKPLSLSASRGVIRADAPCEFTDAFERITTLLQTLETEADTDTASSYSEVLVEDYIPGIEVALEGILLDGELKTLALFDKPDPLEGPFFEETLYITPSRLSSEVQNELQSATAEAAAALGLRHGPIHAELRHNTKGAHLIEIAARTIGGLCARTLRFGTGMSLEELVIRHAIGQHVEMLHREQQAAGVMMIPVPKAGILGEVRGTSAARKVDGVTEVNITIPIGGEVVPLPEGARYLGFIFARSETPEAVEAALREAHCRLEFVIM